In Flavobacterium sp. N3904, one DNA window encodes the following:
- a CDS encoding glycoside hydrolase family 3 N-terminal domain-containing protein translates to MKKTTTLALLFVSFFAFAQQQTIDQKVESLLKQMTLEEKIGQMNQYTADNSATGPITINANKQSEIKKGLIGSMLNVMGTKHTRQYQDLAMQSRLKIPLLFGLDVIHGYKTTFPIPLAEAASWDLTAIELSARIAATEAAASGIHWTFAPMVDISRDPRWGRVMEGAGEDTYLGSKIAYARVKGFQGNLGEVNSVMACVKHFAAYGAAIGGRDYNSVDMSDRMLWETYLPPFKSALDAGAATFMNSFNDLNGIPASANTYLLRDILKGKWNFQGFVVSDWGSIGEMVSHGYVKDNKEAALASITAGSDMDMESNAYRYNLEQLVKENKVPVALIDDAVKRILRKKFEMELFDDPYKFCNPEREQKELNNPEHTKAAREIAAKSIVLLKNERDVLPLSKGLKTIAFIGPMVKSKRDNHGFWAVDVKDVDSTYIVSQWEGLENKVGKRTKILYAKGCGVESKSKEGFADALNVASQAEVIILSIGENFNKSGEAKSKSNLHLPGVQEDLIKELQKTGKPIVILINAGRPLIFDWTADNMPTIVYTWWLGSEAGNAIADVLFGDYNPSGKLPMSFPRTEGQIPIYYNHFNTGRPSVNEDKIYKSAYIDLPTTPKFPFGYGLSYTTFEYSDLKLSQKTMKNTESITVSANIKNTGSVKGEEVVQLYLKDKVGSVVRPIIELKDFQKITLNRGETKTIQFTIDNQKLSFYNNALEFGSEPGDFDLMIGSSSADIRLRDSFELVK, encoded by the coding sequence ATGAAGAAAACAACAACATTAGCATTGCTATTTGTTTCGTTTTTTGCTTTTGCACAGCAACAAACGATAGATCAGAAAGTGGAAAGTTTGCTAAAACAAATGACACTCGAAGAGAAAATAGGGCAGATGAATCAATATACAGCAGATAATAGTGCCACAGGGCCAATTACGATTAATGCCAATAAACAAAGCGAAATTAAAAAAGGTTTGATTGGTTCGATGTTGAATGTTATGGGAACCAAACACACAAGACAATATCAAGATTTGGCGATGCAATCCCGATTGAAAATTCCGTTGTTGTTTGGTCTGGATGTGATTCATGGATACAAAACTACGTTTCCTATTCCGTTGGCCGAAGCCGCAAGCTGGGATTTGACAGCGATTGAACTTTCGGCTAGAATTGCTGCTACCGAAGCGGCTGCCTCAGGAATTCACTGGACTTTTGCGCCAATGGTGGATATTTCACGCGACCCGCGTTGGGGTAGAGTGATGGAAGGCGCTGGAGAAGACACCTATTTGGGATCGAAAATTGCCTATGCCAGAGTCAAAGGATTTCAAGGCAACTTGGGTGAAGTCAATTCGGTTATGGCTTGTGTCAAACATTTTGCGGCTTATGGAGCTGCGATTGGTGGGCGCGATTACAACTCAGTTGATATGAGCGATAGAATGCTTTGGGAAACGTATTTGCCTCCTTTCAAGTCTGCTCTCGATGCTGGTGCAGCCACATTTATGAATTCGTTCAACGACCTTAACGGAATACCCGCAAGTGCCAATACCTATTTGCTTAGAGATATTTTGAAAGGAAAATGGAATTTTCAAGGTTTTGTGGTTTCCGATTGGGGTTCGATAGGCGAAATGGTGAGTCATGGTTATGTAAAAGATAATAAGGAAGCCGCTCTTGCCTCTATAACTGCGGGAAGTGATATGGATATGGAAAGCAATGCATATCGTTATAATCTGGAGCAATTGGTAAAAGAAAATAAAGTTCCGGTTGCCTTAATTGATGATGCTGTAAAACGAATTTTACGCAAGAAATTTGAAATGGAATTGTTTGACGACCCTTATAAATTTTGCAATCCAGAAAGAGAGCAAAAAGAATTGAATAATCCAGAACACACCAAAGCAGCCAGAGAAATAGCAGCAAAAAGTATTGTGCTCTTGAAAAATGAAAGAGATGTTTTACCACTTTCGAAAGGGTTGAAAACAATTGCTTTTATCGGGCCAATGGTAAAATCCAAAAGAGACAATCACGGATTTTGGGCTGTTGATGTAAAGGATGTTGATTCGACCTATATCGTTTCCCAGTGGGAAGGTTTGGAGAATAAAGTGGGCAAAAGAACCAAAATTTTGTACGCCAAAGGATGTGGTGTCGAAAGTAAAAGTAAAGAAGGTTTTGCTGATGCATTGAATGTTGCCAGTCAAGCCGAGGTGATCATTTTGAGTATAGGAGAAAACTTCAATAAGAGCGGGGAAGCCAAGAGTAAAAGCAATCTGCATTTGCCCGGTGTTCAGGAAGATTTAATCAAAGAACTTCAAAAAACGGGAAAACCCATTGTTATTTTGATTAATGCCGGAAGACCTCTTATTTTTGACTGGACCGCCGATAATATGCCAACGATCGTGTACACTTGGTGGTTGGGCTCTGAGGCGGGTAATGCCATTGCCGATGTACTTTTTGGAGATTACAATCCGTCTGGAAAATTACCAATGTCATTCCCGAGAACCGAAGGACAAATTCCAATTTACTACAATCATTTTAATACAGGAAGACCTTCTGTTAATGAAGATAAAATTTACAAATCGGCTTACATCGATTTGCCAACAACTCCGAAATTCCCATTTGGATACGGATTGAGCTACACGACTTTTGAATATTCGGATTTGAAATTGTCTCAAAAAACAATGAAAAATACGGAGTCAATTACGGTTTCGGCAAACATAAAAAATACGGGAAGCGTAAAAGGCGAAGAGGTGGTTCAATTGTATTTGAAAGATAAAGTAGGTTCTGTGGTGCGCCCGATAATTGAGTTGAAAGATTTTCAAAAAATAACATTGAATCGCGGGGAAACCAAAACTATTCAGTTTACTATTGACAACCAAAAATTATCGTTTTACAACAATGCATTGGAATTTGGTTCAGAACCCGGTGATTTCGATTTGATGATAGGTTCGTCATCGGCTGACATTCGTTTGAGAGATAGTTTTGAATTGGTGAAATAA
- a CDS encoding cellulase family glycosylhydrolase, whose product MKFFSSILITSLFFVCNCYSQGFLHREGQKIVDGNGKNVVLRGLGVGGWMVQEGYMIQTGAFAGPQYKIKQKITDLIGEKGTEEFYKAYKTNGITKRDIDSLAAWGFNSIRLPMHYNLYTPAIETEKGGQITWLEEGFKMTDDLLNWCAANKIYLILDLHATPGGQGKDAAISDYDDSKPSLWESAANQDKMVALWEKLAERYKDSPWIGGYDIINEPNWNFTGTNQNGCDETSNAPLKALQVRLTNAIRAIDTHHMIIIEGNCWGNNYNGMFPLWDENMALSFHKYWNQNDIPSIQKMLDYRTQYNVPIWLGESGENSNVWFEEAISLMESNNIGWAFWPMKKIENLAGVTSVTKPAGYDKILDYWKNGGQKPSQEFSKKVLMQMADNYKMENLTIRYDVIDAMFRQVQTTDSKPYKKHSLPGKVFATEFDLGQNGYAYSDKDVANYDGTKFTQWNKGNKMRNDGVDIVTCTDKITNGFQVSFIEDKEWLQFTVEVKSQNNFDVAIRYSSEKAGGKLYLEQDGKKISETIELPVTGGETNWKTIVLKNIALKQGINKIRVQFEGGNFNLNFLDFKTAAKSK is encoded by the coding sequence ATGAAATTTTTCTCATCAATACTTATTACTTCCTTGTTTTTTGTTTGTAATTGCTACTCGCAAGGCTTTTTGCATAGAGAAGGGCAAAAAATTGTCGACGGAAACGGAAAAAATGTTGTTTTGCGTGGTTTGGGAGTAGGCGGATGGATGGTGCAGGAAGGTTATATGATTCAAACCGGTGCTTTTGCTGGCCCTCAGTATAAAATCAAACAAAAAATTACGGATTTAATCGGAGAAAAAGGGACGGAAGAGTTTTATAAAGCTTACAAAACCAACGGAATAACCAAGAGAGATATTGATTCTTTGGCGGCATGGGGATTTAACTCCATTCGTTTGCCGATGCATTATAATTTATACACTCCAGCGATTGAAACCGAAAAAGGCGGCCAGATTACTTGGCTCGAAGAAGGTTTTAAAATGACCGATGATTTATTAAACTGGTGTGCTGCCAATAAAATATATTTAATTCTTGACTTGCATGCGACTCCCGGAGGCCAAGGGAAAGATGCTGCAATATCCGACTATGATGATTCAAAACCATCACTTTGGGAGAGTGCTGCAAATCAGGATAAAATGGTGGCACTTTGGGAAAAATTGGCAGAGCGTTATAAAGACAGTCCATGGATTGGGGGATATGATATTATCAATGAGCCCAATTGGAATTTTACCGGTACCAATCAAAATGGTTGCGACGAAACCTCAAATGCTCCTTTAAAAGCGTTGCAGGTTAGACTTACAAATGCAATAAGAGCCATTGATACGCATCACATGATTATCATTGAAGGGAATTGTTGGGGGAATAATTACAATGGCATGTTCCCGCTTTGGGATGAAAATATGGCGTTGAGTTTTCATAAATATTGGAATCAAAATGACATTCCATCCATACAAAAAATGTTGGATTACAGAACCCAATACAACGTCCCAATCTGGTTGGGCGAAAGTGGCGAAAACTCAAATGTATGGTTTGAGGAAGCCATTTCATTAATGGAATCCAATAATATTGGCTGGGCTTTTTGGCCAATGAAAAAAATTGAAAATTTGGCGGGAGTTACTTCGGTTACAAAACCTGCTGGCTATGATAAAATATTGGACTATTGGAAAAATGGAGGTCAAAAACCAAGTCAGGAATTTTCTAAAAAGGTTTTGATGCAAATGGCTGATAACTATAAAATGGAAAACTTGACCATCAGATACGATGTGATTGATGCGATGTTCCGACAAGTGCAAACTACCGATTCCAAACCTTATAAAAAACATAGTTTACCTGGAAAAGTGTTTGCAACCGAATTTGATTTGGGTCAAAATGGGTATGCTTATTCTGATAAAGATGTGGCGAATTACGACGGAACTAAATTTACACAATGGAACAAAGGAAACAAAATGAGAAACGATGGTGTTGATATCGTAACCTGTACGGATAAAATAACCAACGGTTTTCAGGTTTCCTTTATTGAAGATAAGGAATGGCTACAGTTTACTGTTGAGGTAAAAAGCCAAAATAATTTTGATGTTGCTATTCGCTATTCCAGTGAAAAAGCAGGTGGGAAATTGTATTTGGAACAGGATGGAAAGAAAATTTCAGAAACAATTGAATTGCCGGTCACTGGAGGAGAAACGAATTGGAAAACAATTGTTCTTAAAAATATAGCACTGAAGCAAGGAATCAATAAAATCCGCGTTCAATTTGAAGGAGGAAATTTTAATCTTAATTTCTTGGATTTTAAAACGGCAGCCAAATCAAAATAG
- a CDS encoding cellulase family glycosylhydrolase codes for MKNNKPKTIKNQKLKLLQSTICTMLLLLCLQVNSQRLTVSNTGAKILKDGNPITLRGVNFGNWLVWEGYMMNIEPGGNVREKSPTQIRGLFKDLFGNDEAKTVSFENNWRNSYITNSDFVQAKALGYNVVRIPFAYNMFWNQNTGTLTNDGFIWLDKAVTWAKNNNIHVILCLHTAPGYQSTSYTCDNPNGGTPNFWNNWNNVNIAASIWNHIANHYKNFAGNEWIAGYDLLNEPVLDNGNGQKSNLMASYKVMTARIREVDSNHLIFAQGNYYGSDFYDMLQRWDSNLVFENHYYGPQGQLDPNPDLNLIKGQGAALNIPVWTGEFGENTLDWIRDARIDYDAANVGWAFWAWKRQYTDRSIYSFPGTPKWDALCNYVKFGSAKPSIADAVTATNEICNKSLLSNCNLVSTLQDRLRPIAPIGSVISLQNSGKYVSSNNSVGVVTADRSTAQGWEKFTVVNAGDNKIALRDSNGKYMNSQNGASPVTSNSTAVNGWESFEWINIGQQIALKGFNGKFLSSEGGATSGMNCNRESVSGWESFNYASTTAKLSVEKSQIKENEFAVYPNPVSDKLNFIVPEGFTKYTAQIFDLTGKQYSITTIDSNETTNSIDTNNLSDGVYVLRLENNLEVKSSIIIKRNN; via the coding sequence ATGAAGAACAATAAACCAAAAACCATAAAAAACCAGAAACTTAAACTTCTTCAAAGTACTATTTGTACCATGCTTTTATTACTTTGTTTACAAGTAAATTCGCAGAGACTAACCGTTTCAAATACTGGAGCCAAGATACTCAAAGACGGAAATCCTATAACTTTGAGAGGTGTAAATTTTGGAAACTGGCTTGTGTGGGAGGGATATATGATGAATATTGAACCAGGTGGTAATGTGAGAGAAAAATCACCTACTCAAATAAGAGGATTATTTAAAGATTTATTTGGAAATGATGAAGCGAAAACAGTAAGTTTTGAAAATAATTGGAGAAATTCATATATCACAAATTCTGATTTTGTTCAAGCAAAAGCGCTAGGTTATAATGTTGTTAGAATCCCTTTTGCATACAATATGTTTTGGAATCAAAATACAGGTACTCTTACAAATGACGGATTCATTTGGTTAGATAAAGCTGTTACTTGGGCCAAAAATAATAATATACACGTAATTCTTTGTTTGCATACAGCCCCAGGCTATCAAAGTACGAGCTACACTTGCGACAATCCAAATGGAGGAACACCAAACTTTTGGAACAACTGGAATAATGTAAACATAGCAGCGAGTATTTGGAATCATATAGCAAATCACTATAAAAATTTTGCTGGTAATGAGTGGATTGCGGGCTATGATTTACTTAATGAACCAGTTTTGGACAATGGAAATGGTCAAAAAAGTAATTTAATGGCTTCTTATAAAGTAATGACTGCAAGAATTAGAGAGGTCGATTCAAATCATCTCATTTTTGCACAAGGGAATTATTATGGTAGTGATTTTTATGATATGTTACAACGATGGGACTCAAATCTAGTATTCGAAAATCATTATTATGGACCACAAGGGCAGTTAGATCCCAATCCTGATTTAAATTTAATAAAAGGACAAGGTGCAGCATTGAATATTCCTGTATGGACAGGAGAATTCGGAGAGAATACATTGGATTGGATTCGTGATGCTAGGATAGATTATGATGCTGCCAACGTTGGATGGGCATTTTGGGCTTGGAAAAGACAATACACAGATCGATCTATTTACTCCTTTCCAGGTACCCCAAAATGGGATGCGCTTTGTAATTATGTGAAATTTGGAAGTGCCAAACCTAGTATAGCTGATGCTGTAACGGCAACTAATGAAATTTGTAATAAATCTTTATTATCCAATTGTAATTTGGTAAGCACATTACAAGACAGGCTAAGACCTATTGCTCCTATTGGCAGCGTAATATCACTCCAGAATAGCGGTAAATATGTTTCATCAAACAATAGTGTTGGAGTGGTAACTGCAGATAGAAGTACAGCTCAAGGTTGGGAAAAATTCACAGTTGTTAATGCAGGAGACAATAAAATTGCACTAAGAGACAGTAATGGAAAATATATGAATTCGCAAAACGGAGCTTCACCTGTTACTTCCAATAGTACTGCTGTGAATGGATGGGAGTCATTTGAATGGATTAATATAGGGCAACAAATAGCCTTAAAAGGATTTAATGGAAAATTTCTTAGTTCGGAAGGAGGTGCAACTTCAGGGATGAATTGTAATAGAGAATCCGTGTCTGGTTGGGAATCTTTTAATTACGCTTCAACTACTGCAAAATTATCAGTTGAAAAGAGTCAAATAAAAGAGAATGAGTTTGCCGTTTATCCAAATCCGGTTTCTGATAAATTGAATTTTATTGTCCCAGAAGGCTTTACCAAATACACTGCACAAATTTTTGACCTTACTGGAAAACAATATTCAATCACAACAATAGACTCAAACGAAACAACAAATTCGATAGACACGAACAATTTATCTGATGGTGTTTATGTTTTACGCTTGGAGAATAACCTCGAAGTTAAATCTTCAATTATTATAAAAAGGAATAATTAA
- a CDS encoding sialate O-acetylesterase, translating into MKYILLFLLMPSMLLAQTQKDTIRVFYLGGQSNMQGYGYVKELPDSLNKKNKNVFIYQGNPVGDNDKSGGLGKWEVLQPGNGTGFASDGKNNTLSDRFGVELSFAKKLQELYPNQKLAIIKYARNGSSIDSSGTAYFGAWEPDFRGGKGMNQYDYFLKTVNNAMAVRDINGDGVEDVLIPSGIIWMQGESDSDKTEQIANQYCANLKRLMQLMRATFRNNDLPIVIGKISDSGDDADGKVWGFGELVQYGQEKFALTEPNVAIVRTTNTYKYTDKYHYKSDGYIDLGKEFAKAVFFLNNKNKSKGESLNQ; encoded by the coding sequence ATGAAATATATTCTACTGTTTCTTCTCATGCCCAGTATGCTTTTGGCACAAACCCAAAAAGACACCATTCGTGTGTTTTATTTGGGAGGTCAATCGAATATGCAGGGGTATGGGTATGTAAAAGAGCTTCCAGATTCTTTGAATAAAAAAAATAAAAATGTTTTTATTTATCAAGGAAATCCTGTCGGAGATAATGATAAAAGCGGAGGGTTAGGAAAATGGGAGGTACTTCAACCCGGGAACGGTACCGGATTTGCATCTGATGGAAAGAATAATACACTTTCGGATCGATTTGGTGTCGAGCTTTCGTTTGCCAAAAAACTACAGGAATTATATCCAAACCAAAAACTGGCCATTATAAAATATGCCAGAAATGGCTCATCGATTGATAGTAGTGGTACTGCTTATTTTGGCGCCTGGGAACCTGATTTTAGAGGAGGAAAAGGAATGAATCAATATGATTATTTTCTAAAAACGGTCAATAACGCGATGGCTGTACGAGACATAAACGGTGATGGAGTTGAAGATGTTTTGATTCCGAGTGGCATTATTTGGATGCAAGGAGAAAGCGATTCCGATAAAACAGAACAAATTGCCAATCAATACTGTGCAAATTTAAAGCGATTAATGCAACTCATGCGAGCGACTTTCAGAAATAATGATTTACCAATAGTCATTGGAAAGATATCCGATTCGGGTGATGATGCCGATGGAAAAGTTTGGGGTTTTGGGGAATTGGTGCAATACGGACAAGAAAAATTTGCTTTAACTGAACCCAATGTTGCCATTGTTAGAACTACAAATACTTATAAATATACAGACAAATACCATTATAAAAGTGATGGTTATATTGATTTGGGAAAAGAATTTGCAAAAGCAGTTTTCTTTCTAAATAATAAGAATAAATCTAAAGGAGAGTCTTTGAATCAATAA
- a CDS encoding acyltransferase family protein, whose translation MEKSTLLISKKHYPILDGLRGVAALMVVAFHIFEAHATSHLDQIINHGYLAVDFFFLLSGFVISYAYDDRWSKMSVADFFKIRLVRLQPMVVMGMIIGAICFYFQDSVLWPAIHEVPVWKMLVVMFIGFTLIPVSSSLDIRGWQEMHPLNGPGWSLFFEYIGNILYALFVRKFSNTALAILVFLSGCLLIHLALTSPNGDVIGGWSLEPAQLHIGFSRMLFPFFGGLLLHRIVKLTTIKNGFFWASLLTIVVLAMPRIGGSEHLWMNGLYDSLSIIILFPLIVYLGASGEVTGKYPTRICKFLGEISYPIYITHYPLIYIYTGWAVGNKPSFQQAFPFALLTFIGAIILAYTCLKLYDEPVRIWLKQKVLKNN comes from the coding sequence ATGGAAAAATCTACTTTATTAATTTCAAAAAAACATTATCCAATACTGGACGGTTTACGGGGTGTAGCGGCACTTATGGTAGTTGCTTTCCATATTTTTGAGGCTCATGCGACCAGTCATTTAGACCAAATTATCAACCACGGATATCTTGCGGTCGACTTTTTTTTCTTGCTTTCGGGATTTGTTATCAGTTATGCTTATGATGATCGCTGGAGCAAAATGAGTGTCGCTGATTTCTTCAAAATTCGCCTTGTCCGACTGCAACCCATGGTGGTGATGGGAATGATAATTGGTGCTATTTGTTTTTATTTTCAAGATTCAGTTTTATGGCCTGCTATACATGAAGTCCCCGTTTGGAAAATGCTTGTTGTAATGTTCATCGGTTTTACACTTATTCCTGTTTCCTCATCCTTGGATATAAGAGGTTGGCAGGAAATGCATCCGCTGAATGGACCAGGCTGGTCTTTGTTCTTTGAATATATTGGCAATATTCTTTATGCTTTATTTGTACGTAAATTTTCGAATACAGCACTTGCCATTTTGGTGTTTTTGTCAGGTTGTCTCTTAATTCATCTTGCACTAACAAGTCCAAATGGAGATGTCATTGGCGGCTGGTCTCTGGAACCTGCACAGCTTCATATTGGGTTTTCACGCATGCTGTTTCCATTTTTTGGGGGATTATTATTGCATCGCATCGTAAAACTGACAACTATTAAAAACGGTTTCTTTTGGGCTAGTTTGTTAACGATTGTTGTTCTGGCAATGCCCAGAATTGGCGGAAGCGAACATTTATGGATGAATGGTTTGTATGATTCTTTGAGTATAATTATCCTCTTTCCATTGATTGTTTATTTGGGTGCAAGCGGGGAAGTTACAGGCAAATATCCAACCCGAATCTGTAAATTTTTAGGAGAAATATCCTATCCTATATACATAACTCACTATCCGTTGATCTACATTTATACGGGTTGGGCCGTTGGCAACAAACCTTCCTTTCAACAAGCATTTCCTTTTGCTTTATTGACATTTATAGGAGCTATTATTCTTGCTTATACTTGCTTAAAATTATATGATGAGCCTGTGCGAATTTGGTTAAAACAAAAAGTATTAAAAAACAATTAA
- a CDS encoding glycoside hydrolase family 30 protein — MKKITTTALILATFFVFAQQKNKSQAHSFSTKGKTVAVYTTAESTNLRLSKTDNLTFSELAQPNERQICVFVNPDKKFQSFLGIGGAITDASAEVFAKLSNEKQQELLDAYYNTEKGIGYTLMRTTIHSSDFSSASYTYIDEGDAALKTFTIEHDRKFKIPLIKKATVAAGGKITLFASPWSPPAFMKSNKDMLKGGTLLPEFFQPWATYYTKFVKAYEKEGIPIWGISVENEPMAVQTWESCVYTAEAERDFLKNYLGPTMKKEGLGDKKIIVWDHNRDLMLQRANVIFSDPEASKYAWGMGFHWYETWAGGNPMFENVARVHEAYPDKNLMFTEGCIEKFDAKNYQLWTNGERYGTSMINDFNNGTVGWTDWNILLDENGGPNHVGNFCFAPVHADTKTGELIYTPSYYYIGHFSKFIRPEAKRVSTAVSRSSLLSTSFLNKDGKMVTVVMNQSEATVIYNLCVGTQATQITILPNAIQTLVY; from the coding sequence ATGAAAAAAATAACCACCACAGCATTAATACTAGCCACCTTTTTTGTTTTTGCACAGCAAAAAAATAAATCACAAGCCCACTCTTTTTCTACAAAAGGCAAAACGGTTGCGGTGTATACTACGGCAGAAAGCACTAATTTGAGATTGTCAAAAACCGATAATCTTACTTTTTCTGAACTGGCACAACCCAACGAAAGACAAATTTGTGTGTTTGTAAATCCAGATAAAAAGTTTCAATCCTTTCTGGGAATTGGAGGGGCAATAACAGATGCTAGTGCCGAAGTTTTTGCCAAATTGTCGAATGAAAAACAACAAGAATTGCTGGATGCCTATTACAACACGGAAAAAGGAATTGGCTATACTTTGATGCGTACCACAATTCACAGTTCCGATTTTAGTTCTGCGAGTTATACCTATATAGATGAAGGGGATGCCGCTTTGAAAACCTTCACCATTGAGCACGACAGGAAATTTAAAATTCCTTTGATAAAGAAAGCCACAGTAGCTGCTGGCGGAAAAATAACACTTTTTGCCAGTCCGTGGAGTCCTCCTGCTTTCATGAAAAGTAACAAAGACATGCTGAAAGGCGGAACATTATTGCCTGAATTTTTCCAACCTTGGGCAACGTATTACACCAAGTTTGTAAAAGCATACGAGAAAGAGGGTATTCCGATTTGGGGAATTAGTGTAGAGAATGAACCCATGGCGGTACAAACCTGGGAATCTTGTGTCTATACTGCCGAAGCAGAAAGAGATTTCTTGAAAAATTATCTTGGACCCACGATGAAAAAAGAAGGACTGGGCGATAAAAAAATTATTGTTTGGGATCACAACCGTGATTTGATGTTGCAAAGAGCCAATGTTATTTTCTCTGATCCCGAAGCATCAAAGTATGCTTGGGGAATGGGATTCCATTGGTATGAAACTTGGGCTGGTGGTAACCCAATGTTTGAGAATGTAGCCAGAGTTCACGAAGCTTATCCGGATAAAAACTTGATGTTTACCGAAGGATGTATAGAAAAATTTGATGCCAAAAATTATCAATTGTGGACTAATGGTGAACGTTATGGAACTTCAATGATAAATGATTTTAATAACGGAACTGTGGGTTGGACGGACTGGAATATCCTTCTGGATGAAAATGGCGGACCAAATCATGTGGGTAATTTTTGTTTTGCTCCGGTTCATGCCGATACCAAAACTGGCGAATTAATTTATACTCCTTCGTATTATTATATTGGACATTTTTCAAAATTTATTCGTCCCGAAGCCAAAAGAGTAAGTACTGCCGTGAGCAGAAGCAGTTTGTTGAGTACTTCATTTTTGAATAAAGACGGGAAAATGGTAACTGTTGTGATGAACCAAAGTGAGGCTACCGTAATTTATAATTTATGTGTTGGAACCCAAGCAACCCAAATTACTATTTTGCCTAATGCAATTCAGACTTTGGTGTATTAA